In Streptomyces sp. NBC_00433, a single genomic region encodes these proteins:
- a CDS encoding sugar phosphate nucleotidyltransferase has product MHAVILAGGKGVRLRPYTTALPKPLVPIGDSHAILEIVLRQLAAAGFRRCTIAIGHLGNIIRAYVGDGSQWGLDVDYVTEDNPLGTMGPLLTMRDQLPEHFLVMNGDVLTDLDFGELLRAHTGSGSPLTIATYQRTVSIDFGVLTTDEGQVVGFTEKPSMDYRVSMGVYGVSRGTLSDYTPGLPLGFDEVVLDLLAANRPPRAHDFGGYWLDIGRPDDYDRANAEFSSLRGSLLKGA; this is encoded by the coding sequence ATGCACGCTGTCATCCTCGCCGGCGGCAAGGGCGTACGGCTGCGGCCGTACACCACCGCACTGCCCAAGCCGCTGGTGCCTATCGGCGACAGCCACGCGATCCTGGAGATCGTGCTCAGACAGCTCGCGGCAGCGGGCTTCCGGCGCTGCACGATCGCCATCGGGCACCTGGGGAACATCATCCGCGCCTATGTGGGCGACGGTTCGCAGTGGGGACTCGACGTCGACTACGTGACCGAGGACAACCCGCTGGGCACGATGGGCCCGTTGCTGACCATGCGCGACCAACTGCCGGAGCACTTCCTGGTGATGAACGGCGATGTGCTCACCGACCTGGACTTCGGCGAGCTGCTGCGCGCGCACACCGGATCCGGCTCGCCGCTGACGATCGCCACCTACCAGCGCACCGTCAGCATCGACTTCGGGGTGCTCACCACCGACGAGGGTCAGGTGGTGGGCTTCACCGAGAAGCCGAGCATGGACTACCGGGTGTCGATGGGCGTCTACGGGGTCTCCCGCGGCACCCTGTCCGACTACACCCCCGGCCTGCCGCTGGGCTTCGACGAGGTGGTGCTCGACCTGCTGGCCGCCAACCGCCCGCCGCGCGCCCACGACTTCGGCGGTTACTGGCTCGACATCGGCAGGCCCGACGACTACGACCGGGCCAACGCCGAATTCAGCAGCCTGCGCGGGTCGCTGCTCAAGGGGGCGTGA
- a CDS encoding SDR family NAD(P)-dependent oxidoreductase, with translation MSTATAVAVTGAEGFIGSHLVEALVASGRRVRAMVQYNSFSSHGWLELLPSDVTDCVEVVLGDVRDPGSVRDLVADCDTVYHLAALIAIPYSYRAPRSYVDTNVSGTLNVLEAVRESGIPRLVHTSTSETYGTAQTVPISEDHPIVTQSPYAASKAGGDRLADSYHASFGTPVVTLRPFNTFGPRQSMRAVIPTVIGQVAAGERKVTLGDLRPTRDFTYVEDTAAAFLAVGTAPAERVVGRTFNAGTGGEISVGDVVRLIGTLMDADLAVLEDPQRLRPAGSEVMRLVCDAARLREATGWAPAHRLEEGLARTIDFFRDPAHLARYKTAAYNV, from the coding sequence GTGTCCACCGCAACTGCCGTCGCCGTCACCGGCGCCGAGGGCTTCATCGGCTCGCACCTGGTCGAGGCGCTGGTCGCCTCGGGCCGCCGGGTGCGCGCGATGGTGCAGTACAACTCCTTCTCGTCGCACGGCTGGCTGGAGCTGCTGCCGTCCGACGTGACGGACTGCGTGGAGGTCGTCCTGGGTGACGTCCGCGACCCCGGCTCGGTGCGCGACCTGGTCGCGGACTGCGACACCGTCTACCACCTGGCCGCGCTGATCGCGATCCCGTACTCCTACCGCGCGCCGCGCAGCTATGTCGACACCAATGTGAGCGGCACCCTCAACGTCCTCGAAGCGGTACGGGAGTCGGGCATCCCGCGCCTGGTGCACACCTCGACCAGCGAGACGTACGGCACCGCGCAGACCGTACCGATCAGCGAGGACCACCCGATCGTCACGCAGTCGCCGTACGCGGCGTCCAAGGCCGGCGGGGACCGGCTCGCGGACAGCTACCACGCCAGCTTCGGCACCCCGGTGGTGACGCTGCGGCCCTTCAACACCTTCGGGCCGCGGCAGTCGATGCGGGCGGTGATCCCGACCGTGATCGGGCAGGTCGCCGCGGGCGAGCGGAAGGTGACGCTGGGCGACCTGCGGCCCACCAGGGACTTCACCTACGTCGAGGACACCGCGGCCGCCTTCCTCGCGGTGGGGACCGCGCCCGCCGAGCGGGTGGTGGGCCGGACCTTCAACGCGGGTACGGGCGGCGAGATTTCGGTCGGCGACGTGGTGCGGCTGATCGGCACCCTGATGGACGCCGACCTCGCGGTCCTGGAGGACCCGCAGCGGCTCCGCCCGGCCGGCTCCGAGGTGATGCGGCTGGTGTGCGACGCGGCCCGGCTGCGCGAGGCGACCGGCTGGGCGCCCGCACACCGGCTGGAGGAGGGCCTCGCCCGCACCATCGACTTCTTCCGCGACCCCGCGCACCTGGCCCGCTACAAGACCGCCGCCTACAACGTCTGA
- the pelF gene encoding GT4 family glycosyltransferase PelF translates to MHAVFGEPPSRIAQVTLLTEGTYPHSPGGVSVWCDQLVRAMPDVDFRVTAVTATGLEQPVWELPPQVKALESVPMWGGTRGGKGPRGRDRRAFLGAWERLLTALLAEGDGTDELFGPALYELGGWADAGVLSAGLRSEAAVRTLAGLWRRPDTAVAAAQPAQHDALTGTDLLEHALRPLAAAAPTGVAHAVSGGLATLPGLLAHHRDEVPLLLTEHGVYQRERYLGHRTGPYRWPVKSLMLHFFRLLARESYRHSALITPGNRYNRRWEEHGGADADRIRTVYNGVDPSAFPPAGPEPEAPTLTWAGRIDPIKDLETLIRAFALVREEIPAARLRIFGGTPRGGEEYRARCEALAAAVGAAGAVTFEGRVDDIRTAYAAGQVVMLSSISEGFPFTLIEAMSCGRCTVSTDVGGVREAVGETGLVVPPRDPAAMAAAALALLRDPARRAALGEAARLRVIDQFTLRQTIDAFRAIYTALSPSEPRTAQQYGGVTWMSRIWRPALTEGTG, encoded by the coding sequence ATGCACGCAGTCTTCGGCGAGCCGCCGTCGCGCATCGCGCAGGTGACGCTGCTGACCGAGGGGACGTATCCGCACAGCCCCGGCGGGGTGAGCGTGTGGTGCGACCAGCTCGTCCGCGCCATGCCCGACGTGGACTTCCGGGTGACGGCCGTCACCGCGACCGGACTCGAACAGCCGGTGTGGGAACTGCCGCCGCAGGTGAAGGCGCTGGAGTCGGTGCCGATGTGGGGCGGCACCCGGGGCGGCAAGGGGCCGCGCGGCCGGGACCGGCGGGCCTTCCTGGGCGCCTGGGAGCGGCTGCTGACCGCGCTGCTGGCCGAAGGGGACGGCACCGACGAGCTGTTCGGACCCGCGCTGTACGAACTCGGCGGATGGGCGGACGCCGGTGTGCTGTCCGCCGGGCTGCGCTCGGAAGCGGCGGTACGCACCCTGGCCGGGCTGTGGCGGCGGCCGGACACGGCTGTGGCGGCCGCGCAGCCCGCCCAGCACGACGCGCTGACCGGCACGGACCTGCTGGAGCACGCGCTGCGCCCGCTGGCCGCCGCGGCGCCGACCGGGGTGGCGCACGCGGTCAGCGGCGGGCTCGCCACCCTGCCCGGCCTGCTCGCGCACCACCGCGACGAGGTGCCGCTGCTGCTCACCGAGCACGGCGTCTACCAGCGGGAGCGCTACCTCGGCCACCGCACCGGCCCCTACCGCTGGCCGGTCAAGTCCCTGATGCTGCACTTCTTCCGGCTGCTGGCCCGCGAGTCCTACCGGCACAGCGCGCTGATCACCCCGGGCAACCGCTACAACCGCCGCTGGGAGGAGCACGGCGGCGCCGACGCGGACCGTATCCGCACCGTCTACAACGGGGTCGACCCGAGCGCCTTCCCGCCCGCGGGTCCCGAACCCGAGGCGCCGACGCTGACCTGGGCGGGGCGGATCGACCCCATCAAGGACCTGGAGACGCTGATCCGCGCGTTCGCGCTGGTCCGCGAGGAGATACCGGCGGCGCGGCTGCGCATCTTCGGCGGCACGCCGCGCGGCGGTGAGGAATACCGCGCGCGGTGCGAGGCGCTGGCCGCGGCGGTGGGCGCGGCCGGCGCGGTCACCTTCGAGGGCCGGGTCGACGACATCCGCACCGCCTACGCGGCCGGCCAGGTGGTGATGCTCTCCAGCATCAGCGAGGGCTTCCCCTTCACCCTGATCGAGGCGATGTCCTGCGGCCGCTGCACCGTCTCGACCGACGTCGGCGGTGTCCGCGAGGCCGTCGGCGAGACCGGCCTCGTCGTCCCGCCGCGCGACCCGGCGGCCATGGCCGCGGCCGCCCTCGCACTGCTGCGCGACCCGGCCCGCCGCGCGGCCCTCGGCGAGGCGGCCAGGCTCCGGGTGATCGACCAGTTCACCCTGCGCCAGACCATCGACGCCTTCCGCGCCATCTACACCGCCCTTTCCCCGTCCGAGCCCCGCACCGCCCAGCAGTACGGCGGCGTGACCTGGATGTCCCGCATCTGGCGCCCCGCCCTGACGGAGGGCACGGGATGA
- a CDS encoding SpoIIE family protein phosphatase, with translation MNGMGSFDWHLDHQTFELDAAGLQVFDLEPEEFDSRPESLVLRIAPEEGSRLDYALRRALQAGQRSYGGYFQITRRDGTKQWTYTQGTILRDSRGNAYRIVGIVRDATDELTQAPDMQPGPPLAEPQSIAVVVRQTIEALSRAVTVGDLAAVLTGAGGLERFGADGLVLGLIDGGNLRFVGASGSAISGMGELPPRRLDGSLPLGEAVVTQQPNFVTSLAALGERFPAMRAYVAGTPDVHAAAFLPLVAQARSIGGLALFYRSGDVLTTAHRELCAALAAIVAQSLQRAILFDREREFATGLQAAMLPRDIPRVAGAGVAVRYHAASSGREVGGDWYDVVALPQNRVGLVVGDVQGHDTHAAAVMGQLRIALRAYAAEGHPPSTVLARASRFLAELDTERFATCAYAELDLAGGSVRIARAGHLGPLVRHTDGSTGWPHVRGGLPLGLATSLDLQEFPETRVDLVPGETLVFCTDGLVEECGLDITIGMEALAEAVRDGPDPPEALADHLAGNLWERWGSQDDVALLILRRDPDPGTPRAPRVHLYVHQADPEGLADARLALRQALEAWQLPWLADDVEVAAGELLVNVLLHTEGGAVMTLEVMPEPVRRVRLTVQDRSSVWPRRRSPGEAATSGRGLLMIDALSTHWGVEPRGDGKAVWCEFGPAAQPSLLG, from the coding sequence ATGAACGGCATGGGAAGCTTCGACTGGCATCTGGACCACCAGACGTTCGAGCTGGACGCGGCCGGCCTCCAGGTGTTCGACCTGGAGCCGGAGGAGTTCGACTCGCGCCCCGAGTCGCTGGTGCTGCGGATCGCGCCCGAGGAGGGCTCCCGGCTGGACTACGCGCTCAGGAGGGCGCTGCAGGCCGGGCAGCGCAGCTACGGCGGCTACTTCCAGATCACCCGCAGGGACGGCACCAAGCAGTGGACTTATACCCAGGGCACCATCCTGCGCGACTCCCGGGGCAACGCCTACCGCATCGTCGGCATCGTCAGGGACGCCACCGACGAGCTGACCCAGGCGCCCGACATGCAGCCGGGGCCGCCGCTCGCCGAGCCGCAGAGCATTGCCGTGGTCGTCCGGCAGACCATCGAGGCGCTGTCCCGCGCGGTGACCGTCGGGGACCTGGCCGCCGTGCTGACCGGCGCGGGCGGCCTGGAGCGCTTCGGCGCCGACGGCCTGGTGCTCGGGCTGATCGACGGCGGCAACCTGCGGTTCGTCGGTGCCAGCGGCAGCGCGATCAGCGGCATGGGCGAGCTGCCGCCGCGCCGCCTGGACGGGTCGCTGCCGCTGGGCGAGGCCGTGGTGACCCAGCAGCCGAACTTCGTCACCTCGCTGGCCGCGCTGGGAGAGCGGTTTCCCGCGATGCGCGCCTATGTCGCGGGCACACCGGACGTGCACGCCGCCGCCTTCCTGCCGCTGGTCGCCCAGGCCCGCTCCATCGGCGGCCTCGCGCTCTTCTACCGCTCGGGTGACGTCCTCACCACTGCCCACCGCGAGCTGTGCGCGGCGCTCGCCGCCATCGTGGCGCAGTCCCTGCAAAGGGCGATCCTCTTCGACCGCGAGCGGGAGTTCGCCACCGGCCTGCAGGCCGCGATGCTGCCCAGGGACATACCCCGGGTCGCCGGCGCCGGTGTCGCGGTCCGCTACCATGCGGCGTCCAGCGGCCGGGAGGTCGGCGGCGACTGGTACGACGTGGTGGCGCTGCCGCAGAACCGGGTGGGCCTGGTCGTCGGCGACGTCCAGGGCCACGACACGCATGCCGCGGCCGTCATGGGCCAGCTGCGGATCGCGCTGCGCGCCTACGCCGCCGAGGGCCACCCGCCGTCGACCGTGCTGGCCAGGGCGTCCCGCTTCCTCGCCGAGCTGGACACCGAGCGCTTCGCGACCTGCGCCTACGCGGAGCTGGACCTCGCCGGCGGCTCGGTGCGCATCGCCAGGGCCGGCCACCTCGGCCCGCTGGTGCGGCACACCGACGGCAGCACCGGCTGGCCGCATGTGCGCGGCGGCCTGCCGCTGGGCCTGGCCACCAGCCTGGACCTGCAGGAATTCCCCGAGACCCGGGTCGACCTGGTGCCCGGCGAGACCCTGGTCTTCTGCACCGACGGGCTGGTCGAGGAGTGCGGCCTGGACATCACCATCGGCATGGAGGCGCTGGCCGAGGCGGTGCGCGACGGCCCCGACCCCCCGGAGGCGCTGGCCGACCACCTCGCGGGCAACCTGTGGGAGCGCTGGGGCTCGCAGGACGACGTGGCCCTGCTGATCCTGCGCCGCGACCCCGACCCCGGCACCCCGCGGGCGCCCCGCGTGCACCTCTACGTCCACCAGGCCGACCCCGAGGGCCTGGCCGACGCCCGCCTCGCGCTGCGCCAGGCGCTGGAGGCGTGGCAGCTGCCCTGGCTGGCCGACGACGTGGAGGTGGCAGCGGGCGAACTGCTGGTCAATGTGCTGCTGCACACCGAGGGCGGTGCGGTGATGACCCTGGAGGTGATGCCCGAGCCGGTCCGCCGGGTCCGGCTGACGGTGCAGGACCGCTCCAGCGTGTGGCCGCGCCGCCGCTCGCCGGGCGAGGCCGCCACCTCGGGGCGCGGCCTGCTGATGATCGACGCGCTGTCCACCCACTGGGGTGTCGAGCCGCGGGGCGACGGCAAGGCCGTCTGGTGCGAGTTCGGCCCCGCGGCCCAGCCCAGCCTGCTGGGCTGA
- a CDS encoding hydrolase has translation MPGPRTSRSRIALGATAALGVIALAAAGVATGSAQAAPTGSAAPAAAATHRVLFDNTKAETAGNADWIISTSQPDPLGQDSTPNAETDWTGALSSWGVALQKAGGYSLNTLPSGRTITYGSGSNAQDLSNFDTFVLIEPNVKLSAAEKTAVMTFVKNGGGLFLISDHNNSDRNNDGCDSPCVINDLLTSNGVDNTDPFGFSVDLLDISTDNPRAISSGSDPVLHGPFGTVTGSILRDGTTFTLKPADNPDVKGLLYRAGSSGNSGAFFATSTFGSGRVAIWGDSSPVDDGTGQSGNTLYDGWNDPAGTDAALALNATAWLAGSGGTTPPTTPPTTSTSGTTGGGGSCTARQLLANPGFESGSSSWSASSGVINNDSGEAAHSGSYKAWLDGYGTATTDTLSQSVAVPSGCAAQLTFWLHIDTAETGSTAYDTLKAQVLNSSGTVLTTLATYTNANAASGFTQRSFNLGAYAGQTVTVKFTGTEGSKLQTSFVIDDAAINVS, from the coding sequence ATGCCTGGTCCCCGTACGTCCCGCAGCAGGATCGCGCTCGGCGCGACCGCGGCACTGGGCGTGATCGCCCTGGCCGCGGCCGGCGTCGCCACCGGAAGCGCGCAGGCCGCGCCGACCGGTTCCGCCGCACCCGCCGCGGCCGCCACGCACCGCGTGCTCTTCGACAACACCAAGGCGGAGACGGCCGGCAATGCCGACTGGATCATCAGCACCAGCCAGCCCGACCCGCTCGGCCAGGACTCCACGCCCAACGCGGAGACCGACTGGACGGGCGCGCTGTCCTCGTGGGGCGTCGCCCTGCAGAAGGCCGGCGGCTACAGCCTGAACACGCTGCCCTCCGGGCGGACCATCACCTACGGCAGCGGCTCCAACGCGCAGGACCTGAGCAATTTCGACACCTTCGTGCTGATCGAGCCCAATGTGAAGCTCAGCGCCGCGGAGAAGACCGCGGTGATGACCTTCGTGAAGAACGGCGGCGGGCTGTTCCTGATCTCCGACCACAACAACAGCGACCGCAACAACGACGGTTGCGACTCTCCGTGCGTGATCAACGACCTGCTGACCAGCAACGGGGTCGACAACACCGACCCGTTCGGCTTCTCCGTCGACCTGCTCGACATCAGCACCGACAACCCCCGGGCGATCAGCAGCGGTTCCGACCCGGTGCTGCACGGCCCGTTCGGCACGGTCACCGGCAGCATCCTGCGCGACGGCACCACCTTCACCCTCAAGCCGGCCGACAACCCCGACGTCAAGGGCCTGCTCTACCGCGCCGGTTCGTCCGGCAACAGCGGCGCCTTCTTCGCCACCAGCACCTTCGGCAGCGGCCGGGTGGCGATCTGGGGCGACAGCTCACCGGTGGACGACGGCACCGGCCAGTCGGGCAACACGCTCTACGACGGCTGGAACGACCCGGCAGGCACCGACGCGGCCCTGGCGCTCAACGCCACCGCCTGGCTGGCGGGTTCCGGCGGCACCACACCGCCCACCACCCCGCCGACCACGTCCACCAGCGGCACCACCGGCGGTGGCGGCAGCTGCACCGCCCGCCAGCTGCTCGCCAACCCCGGCTTCGAGTCCGGCAGTTCCTCCTGGTCGGCCTCCAGCGGTGTGATCAACAACGACAGCGGCGAAGCGGCGCACAGCGGGTCGTACAAAGCCTGGCTCGACGGCTACGGCACCGCGACCACCGACACGCTCTCCCAGTCGGTCGCCGTCCCGTCCGGCTGCGCGGCCCAGTTGACCTTCTGGCTGCACATCGACACCGCGGAGACCGGCAGCACCGCCTACGACACCCTCAAGGCGCAGGTACTGAACTCGTCGGGCACCGTGCTGACCACCCTGGCGACGTACACCAACGCCAACGCGGCGTCCGGCTTCACGCAGCGCTCGTTCAACCTGGGCGCCTATGCCGGGCAGACGGTCACGGTGAAATTCACCGGGACCGAGGGCTCCAAGCTCCAGACGTCCTTCGTCATCGACGACGCGGCGATCAACGTCAGCTGA
- a CDS encoding NADP-dependent succinic semialdehyde dehydrogenase, which produces MPIATVNPATGETVRTFDALDADGVERRIAAARSAFRSWRESDFGTRARLLHAAADLLDKERDDIAHIMTLEMGKTLVSARAEAAKCAKSMRWYADRAEALLADEHPDPADVEDSGAARAYVRYRPLGVVLAVMPWNFPLWQVVRFAAPALMAGNVGLLKHASNVPQTALYLGELFHRAGFPEGCFQTLLVGSGAIEKILRDPRVAAATLTGSEGAGRAVAAVAGDEVKKTVLELGGSDPFVVMPSAAADLDRAVQVAVTARVQNNGQSCIAAKRFIVHTDVYDAFAERFSRAMSALRVGDPAAPSTDVGPLATEQGRAELEELVGDALDRGAEALCGARRPKALPPGWFYEPTVLTGVTPAMRIHREEAFGPVATLYRVPDLDAAVELANDSPFGLSSNVWTTDEDEQRRFVRDLEAGGVFFNGMTASHPALPFGGVKRSGYGRELSAHGIREFCDITTVWYGR; this is translated from the coding sequence ATGCCGATCGCCACCGTGAACCCCGCCACCGGGGAGACGGTCCGTACCTTCGACGCGCTCGACGCGGACGGTGTCGAGCGGCGGATCGCCGCCGCCCGGAGCGCTTTCCGCAGCTGGCGGGAGTCCGACTTCGGCACCAGGGCACGGCTGCTGCACGCGGCCGCCGACCTGCTCGACAAGGAGCGGGACGACATCGCCCACATCATGACCCTGGAGATGGGCAAGACGCTGGTCTCGGCCCGCGCGGAGGCGGCCAAGTGCGCCAAGTCGATGCGCTGGTACGCCGACCGCGCCGAGGCGCTGCTCGCCGACGAGCACCCGGACCCCGCGGACGTCGAGGACAGCGGGGCGGCCCGCGCGTACGTCCGCTACCGGCCGCTGGGCGTGGTGCTCGCGGTGATGCCGTGGAATTTCCCGCTCTGGCAGGTGGTCAGGTTCGCCGCGCCCGCGCTGATGGCCGGCAATGTCGGGCTGCTCAAACACGCCTCCAACGTCCCGCAGACCGCGCTCTACCTCGGCGAGCTGTTCCACCGCGCCGGCTTCCCCGAGGGCTGCTTCCAGACCCTGCTGGTCGGCTCGGGCGCGATCGAGAAGATCCTGCGCGATCCGCGGGTGGCCGCGGCGACGCTCACAGGCAGTGAGGGCGCGGGCCGGGCGGTGGCCGCGGTCGCGGGTGACGAGGTGAAGAAGACGGTGCTCGAACTGGGCGGCAGCGACCCGTTCGTGGTGATGCCGTCGGCCGCCGCGGACCTGGACCGCGCGGTGCAGGTCGCGGTGACCGCCCGGGTGCAGAACAACGGCCAGTCCTGCATCGCCGCCAAGCGCTTCATCGTGCACACCGACGTCTATGACGCCTTCGCTGAGCGCTTCAGCCGGGCGATGAGCGCCCTGCGGGTCGGCGACCCGGCGGCGCCGTCCACCGACGTCGGCCCGCTGGCCACCGAGCAGGGCAGGGCGGAGCTGGAGGAGCTGGTCGGGGACGCGCTCGACCGGGGAGCCGAGGCGCTGTGCGGGGCCCGCAGGCCCAAGGCGCTGCCGCCCGGCTGGTTCTACGAGCCGACCGTGCTCACGGGGGTCACCCCGGCGATGCGCATCCACCGCGAGGAGGCCTTCGGCCCGGTCGCCACCCTCTACCGGGTGCCGGACCTGGACGCCGCGGTGGAATTGGCCAACGACTCGCCGTTCGGGCTGAGTTCCAACGTGTGGACCACCGACGAGGACGAGCAGCGGCGCTTCGTGCGGGACCTGGAGGCGGGCGGGGTGTTCTTCAACGGCATGACCGCCTCGCATCCGGCGCTGCCCTTCGGCGGTGTCAAGCGGTCGGGCTACGGCCGCGAGCTGTCCGCGCACGGCATCCGCGAGTTCTGCGACATCACCACCGTCTGGTACGGCCGCTGA